The window CCAAGAGATTCTATAATGATGCCAATGCCTTTTGTTACTAATGATGCTATAATTACGTCTAAGAAATTAAGTTTATAAGTTGTAACCAATAGAAAACATAATGATTCTAGGTAAAATATGCGTTTTTGTATCTGAAATTAAATAGTCTGAAAATCGATTGTCTTGTTTAAAAGTGGTATTGAATAAGTTTTGTGCTGTAACCTTATAACTCCAAGCGCTATCATCATTTTTATAAGATAATGTTGTGTTTGCAATTTCATAACTATTTTCAACTCTTTGCGCTTTATTTTGATAGTTATAATGTGTATAATCAAAATTAAAAATAAAGCCTTTTAAAAAGTCGTAATCTACGTTTATATAAGGTTCATCTGTTGTGAATTTTGAAGTTGAATTATTGGAAGTGAAATTACCGATACTTCTTTTAAAACCGACTTCAATTGTTGGGAAATCATCAAATAATGTTTCAGCACCAACATCAAAAGAATAGTTTTCATTTTTATTAGTTGAAAACATATTGTCTATATTTTGCAGATATGAAGCATTGCTATAATTACTTGATAATTTATATCTAATTTTCTTGATTCGTTTTCTAATCGAAGAATTGAAACCCCAATTTTCTGACGGATTTTCCAATAATTGAATTGTTAAAAACCGATTAACACCATCAAACTCCACAGCATTTCTAAATCCGTTAAGTTTTTTATTATAATTAATACTTGCATTAAACATTAAACCTCGATACAAACTAAAACGACTATATCTAATTCTTGCGGAATGAAATAATTCGTTTTCTAAATTCTCACTTCCTCTAAAAACCGAATTATACGATTGCAAATAAAATCGATTTGCCAATTTTGAAGCGTCTGTAAAATTGGATTTTAAATTATAGTTTACTTGAATTTTCTTAGACTTGTTGAATTCAATCTTCATCAAAAAATCAGGTAAAACAACCCATTTATTTTTGTCAATTTGTGTTTGTTGGTTTACTTGCCAATTGTAATTATGCAAGTATGCACCTTGTTTAAAAGTAAAAATTCCTGTTTTAAATTTATAATGAACTCCTGCAAAAAAATCATTGTGTTTAAAAACTGTTGTATTGTTAAAACCTGCGGAAGTAAAGTTGTTCTGAGAACCATTATCTAAAATTTGACTACTAGAACTCACAAATTTTTCTTGCTGATGCGTGTTACCAACCGTTGTATAAATATGATTGCTATTATTTAACACCCAAAAGTCTTTAAAAACGGTGTGTAAATGATGTTTTTTGTTTTCTTTAAGTTGTTGAAGTCTGTTTTCGTTTTGCGAATCATCAAACGGAATTAAACCTTGTAAAATAGGGTTTGTTGTATTCCAAAAAGTGGTTGGATTGTTAGCATCAAAAGTATAATTTGCTGTGGCAGAAAATGTGTGTTTTTCTGATTGCTTTTTATGCCATTCTATATTTTGGTTTACATACCAAGCGCCATTTGTATTGTCTGTTAAAATGCTGTTATTATTTTCATTTATTAAAGAAACAATACTATTGTTCTTATAATTGTTTGTTTTTTTAACCTGTGTTCTTGCATACCATTGTTCCGTATCATTTGGCGCATATTCCAAAGATAACTTACCAATACCTAACACGTTTTTCTGACTGTTTTCTTGTGTTTTTTGTTCTGTAAATGAAGAATATTCATTTAACGTTTCTATAAAATTCTGTGTATTGGTGTGCGAAAAAAGAACATAACCAGAAACATCTAATTTATCTGAGGTTGTTTTGGTAATATTTAAAGCACCAAATCGTTGGCTACTGCTCACCAAATCGTTACTTTCTAAAAACTGACTAAAATCTCCACCTCTAAAATTAAAATTACCGCTAAATACTGCATTTATACCGCCCGAAAAACTTAAATAATCTTTAAACGTAAACGTTTTTTCGCCAGTATTATTTAGGTTTCCAATAAAATTAACATTGGTTTTAGGTGAATAATAAAATAAGTTTGCGTGTGTTTTATAATACTCTTTATTGCCTTTTCCTGCTTCTATATCACCAAAAAGAAAACGCTTTTTATCTTCTTTTAGTTGAATATTCATTGCCATTTCATCAGAATCTGAAACATTTTTTAAAAAAGCAACTTCGTTGTAATTGTCTAAAACTTGTACCTTGTCTATGGCATCTGCGGGTATATTATCTACCGCTAATTTTGTACCACCACCAAAAAACTTTTTACCATCTACCAACATAGTGGTTACTTTTTTACCCTGTACTGTAACGCTTCCATCTTTGGTGACTTCTACACCAGGTAGTTTTTTAAGTACGTTTTTTAGTTTGCGTTCTTCTCCTGTTACAAAATGCTCGGTATTATAAGTGGTTGTATCTCCTTTTACAGAAACTGGCAATTCTATAACCACTTCATCTAATTGGTTTTTAGCTTCTTTTAAAATAAAGTTTTTGGTTGTGTTTTTAGTTGGTGTTATTGTTTGGTTTAAGGGCTCGTAACCCATAAAACTAATGCTAATGGTATAACTATTGTCTTTTTTTAAAGTCAGGGCATAGTTACCTTCTTCATCAGTAATGGCAAAAGATAGGTTTTGGTTTACATCTTTAGGTTTTGCAATTACATTAGCAAAAGACAATGGATTTTGTAAACTATCTTTTACACTGCCTTTTAATTTAATGTTTTGAGCATTTGTAAAAAGACTAAAAATTAAGGCAATTACAAATAGTGATTTTTGTAACATAGATTATAATTAGTTTCTTCTTCTGTCTAAATTTTTGAAAAAATCACGTCCCATTTCATCATATTCTTCTTGCGTCATTTTTTTTCCTTTAGTGGGTCTTTTTATGGTAATTTTTTCTGTTGTATTTAAAGTTATTTTAGTAGCTTTTATACTTTTTTTATCTTCTATAATTTCTAAGATTAAACCAGGTAACCCAAAGTATTCTTTTGGTCCAAAATTAACGGGGATTGTTGGTGTAAACCAAGCAGTAGTTGTTTTTTTATGTAAACCTCTACTGTTTTCTGTTTCTTTAGTAGCAGTTGCTTTGTAACAAATATACTTACCAATTGTTTTAGTTTCTTGTGTAATTTTCCAATCAAATGGTTTCATTTCTACTCGTAATAGTTCTCCAATTTCTACTTGCTTAAAATATTCTTTTGTAGTTGTATTTGTGTAAAATTTATTTTTACCACCTGCTATTATTCTTGATAAATTAACTTTCTTTTCATCTAGTTGCATTTTTTCTTCAAGCATATATAAAGCTTCATTATTTGTAAAAGATAAGATACTTGTAACATCTTCATTATTTTTTAAGAAGTCTTTCATCCATTTACGCATGTTAGCTTTTTTAATTGAAGGACTATTTGCTAAAGAATCAATTTTTTTACTATCAAAAGGTTCTATTGATATAGTATAATGTACTTTCCCTTTAGTAATTTGTGCGTTTATTACTATTGTTGAAAAAGTAAATAGAAAGATTAATATACGGCTAAACATAGTGTTTTTTTTAAGAAATTAGTTTGTCAATAATATTGAAAGTTTAAATATAACTAAAAAATTAGTTTAAACTAATTTTTTAGTTATAAAAGTGAATGTAATTGTAATTTTCACATGCTAGTTTGTGAGTTTTGATAGAAAATAGAATTGTTTTATTTTTTACCAAAAATACTTTGTGTTCCTTTTTTTATCATTTTAGAATATTCTTCTAAGGTTACTAAATTTCCCTTTGGTTTTTTTACTTTTATTTTTTCTTTAGGATTTAGAATTATTTTTTTTGCTTTAAAAATAGTTTTACCAATTTCTATTTCAAGAATTAAACCAGGTAAACCATATTCACCTTTTGGCCCAAAATTTACAGGAATTTTAGTAGTATACCAAGCAATAACTTTTCGGTTGCTTCGGGTTGCTTTAAAAACTCTATAGCCATTAACTATTTTAGATTCTTGAGTTAGTTGCCACTCTAAATATTTATTTGGGTATACAAAACATTCTCCTAAAGTTTCACAATCTTTTATTAAGTATTTTTTATTTGGATCATCATAAAAATATTCTTTAGAACCACCAGCGCTTACTTTTGCTATATTCATTCCTAGATCATTGTCTTTGGTACTCATTTGGTCAAGTACTTTAAAAAGACCTGAACCATTATTAAACGTAAGTTTTGATTGTATAGGTTTTAATTGTAAATATACTTTGTCTAACGTTTTTACTAAATTCTCATCAATAGTATCTCTTCTGTTTTTTAAGTAATTTGTAAGTGTGTTTTTGTTTATTGTAGATTCATAATGTACAATTCCAGAAAAGTTAACTTGAGAAAACGTTGTTACGTAATTAGTAACAAGACTAAAGAATAGTATTATTTTTAAGTGTTTCATAGAAATTAGTTTACCTCAAGAGAATTAATTACGAGTAAATTCTCCCATAGCTTTTTTTCCAAGGTTTTGTAATTCTTTTTCTGTAATCATTTTTCCTTTCAAAGGTTTCTTTATTGTAATTTTGCCTTTTGGATTTAAAGTGATTTTTTCTGCTGTATAAATAATTTTACCTGCTTGAACTTTAAGAACTAATCCAGGAAATCCAACAAATTCCTTTGGACCAAAAGGAAGTGGTATTTCAGTCGTGTACCAGACAATTTGCTTTTGAGTTACTTTTCCTTTTCTAGATTCATAAACATAATCTCTTTCTGCTTTATAACAGATATATTTTCCTATTTTCTTTTTTACATTTAATAACTTCCAATCAGATATTTTTTTATTTTTTTTAACCAAAAAAATATCTCCCAAAAATTCTTTTTCTTCTAAAATGTAATTATCTTTAATTTTATAATAAAATTTGCTTCTTATTTTAAACATTATTTTACTCAAATTCAATTTATAGTTAGATTCAGAATCCGTATTTAGACCTTTATTAATTAAAGAATAATAAGAATTATCATCTTTAAAAGATAATTTTAATTTGTAGTTTTTAGAATTATTAGTAATACTTTTAATAAGCTTTACAGCTTGTTTATTTTGATCTTTAGTTTTTTTATCAAAACCTGTTGTATCTATTTTAACATTATATATTACAACTCCTTTTTTTTGAGAAAAAACAATAGAACTATAAAAAACATAAATTAATATTAATATTTTAATTTTCATTTATTTATTTTTATGCCTCTCTTGTGAAATTTAAGAGAGGCTATTAATTTAAATTATATTTCTCCTCCTATTAACCAACAAATTCCTAAGCCATTGTTCATTACTTCTGCTCCAGTAACATCATCTGTAGGGCCATTTAATAATTCGTAAACTATTAAAAAATCTATTGCGAAATCAAAACAGTCTTTTTTAACAGTTACCACTTCTTCTTTTGTTTCTAGATTTTCCGCATTCACTAAACTGCTACTAGCAAATACAAATGCTAGTACTAATATTATTTTTTTCATACTATAAAAATTTAAATTGTTAATTAAAGCCTTTCCTATAAAGACTTGTTAAAATGTTTTTTAATTTCTACGAGGTGTATTACTTTTGCAATACTTTCCTCTGTTTGTGTTTTGTCAATTCATTGGCAATAATTTTAAGTTAAACATTTATTTTAGTCAATTTGTGTTCTTAAATTTATAAGCAGAGGATTTTTCTTTTTCATAGCAATCTCATTCTTATTGTTTTAAGTTCCTCAAAGTTTAAAAAGTATTTTGGAGTTTCCTAATATTTTTAATTCTTATTTGGCTCCGTATTTCTACGAAGCTACCTTCGTAGAAATACGGAGCTAAAAAAGCCGTAGAAGTTCTTTTTTAATTTTTGTATCTTTGTTTTGAAAGAAAAAAATTACTATTCCAAAAATTACTATTCCAAAAATTACTATTCCAAAAATTACTATTCCAAAAATTACTATTCCAAAAATTACTATTCCAAAAATTACTATTCCAAAAATTACTCCCCCTTAAAAAATATTATTTATGAGTTATGATGCTAAGGCAGAAATTTTAAATACTAAGTTGTTACAACGTATTAGAGAAGAAAGAGAAAAAACAGGTTTATCACAATGGGATTTTGCCATAAAAATTGGTTTAGGGCAAAGTGCGTACCATAAAATTGAGAAAGGTAAAACACGTTTAGATATGTTTCGTTTTTTTAAAATAGCGGAAGCTTTAGATGTACCTGCGTCAGCATTAATGGATAATTAACTAGTTTTAAGTAAGAAAATACCTTTATAAACAAGCCCGCGTTAGGGATCGAAACGGCATCCTTTTTTTGGTGAGATTCCTGCGAAGGCAGGAATCTCACCAAAAAAAGATATAGTGTAAAGCCCGACCAAAACAAAAAAGTGCAACTAGAAATAGTTGCACTTTTTTGTTTTGGTAACGCCCAAAGTAAAGAAAATGAGAAGCTGAAACAAGTTCAGCTTTACAGCTTTCTACTCAATTTCCGAAACACGTAAGGTATTTACCATTCCTTTAGCTTCAACTGGCATAGAGGTTAAGTTAATCATATAATCGCCTTGTTTTACAAAGCCTTTTGCTTTTGAAATTTTGTTGATGTCTTCTACAGTGTCGTCTGTACTTCCGTTTTTGTCATAAAAGAATGCTCTAACGCCCCAAAGTAAGTTTAAGCGGGCTAAAATCCTTTTTTCTGATGAAAATACTAACACGTGCGATTTTGGCCTCCAAGCTGAAATTTGAAAGGCTGTATAACCACTATTTGTTAAGGTTGAAATTGCTTTGGCTTCAATATCATTTGCCATTAATGCGGCATGATGACAAACTGATTTTGTGATAAATCTGTTGGTTCTAATATGTGGTGGCGCAGAGGGAACTTGAATTAAATCTGAATACTCTACACTTCCAATAATTTCAGTCATTTTTTGAATTACCTTAATTGGGTGTTTACCTACAGAGGTTTCTCCAGAAAGCATTACAGCATCGGCTCCATCCATAATAGAATTAGCAACATCGTTAACTTCTGCACGTGTTGGTACAGCGTTTTCAATCATAGTTTCCATCATTTGTGTCGCAATGATTACTGGAATACGTGCTAATTTTGCTCTACATACCAAGTTCTTTTGAATAATAGGTACATCTTGCATTGGTATTTCTACACCTAAATCTCCACGCGCAACCATCAATCCGTCACAATACGGAATTAAAGCGTCTATATTTTCTACAGCTTCTGGTTTTTCAATTTTTGCAATTACGGGAACTCTAAAGTCGGAATTATGCTTAATTAAATCGCGTAACATTCTTAAATCTTCTGGATTTCTAACAAATGATAATGCAATCCAATCTACTTCTAATTTTAATGCAAAAATTGCATCTTTTTTATCTTTTTCTGTTAACGCAGGAAGTGAAATTGCTGTATTTGGTAAGTTTACCCCTTTTTTAGAGTTTAAAGGACCTCCTACAATTACTTTGGTAGTTACTGCAGTTTTTTTATCAGTAGCTGTAACTTCAAATAATAATTTCCCATCGTCTACTAAGATTTTTTCACCAACTTTTACGTCTTTTGGAAAACGTCCATAAGTCATAAAAGCTTTTTCTTTGGTTCCAATACATTCTTCTGTGGTAAAAGTAAAGGTATCTCCGTCTTCTAACATAACGCCTTCTTCCATAACTCCTACACGAAGTTTTGGACCTTGTAAATCGGCTAAAATGGCTACGTTATAACCTCGTTCTTCATTTATTTCACGAATCATCTTG of the Tenacibaculum todarodis genome contains:
- a CDS encoding carboxypeptidase-like regulatory domain-containing protein gives rise to the protein MLQKSLFVIALIFSLFTNAQNIKLKGSVKDSLQNPLSFANVIAKPKDVNQNLSFAITDEEGNYALTLKKDNSYTISISFMGYEPLNQTITPTKNTTKNFILKEAKNQLDEVVIELPVSVKGDTTTYNTEHFVTGEERKLKNVLKKLPGVEVTKDGSVTVQGKKVTTMLVDGKKFFGGGTKLAVDNIPADAIDKVQVLDNYNEVAFLKNVSDSDEMAMNIQLKEDKKRFLFGDIEAGKGNKEYYKTHANLFYYSPKTNVNFIGNLNNTGEKTFTFKDYLSFSGGINAVFSGNFNFRGGDFSQFLESNDLVSSSQRFGALNITKTTSDKLDVSGYVLFSHTNTQNFIETLNEYSSFTEQKTQENSQKNVLGIGKLSLEYAPNDTEQWYARTQVKKTNNYKNNSIVSLINENNNSILTDNTNGAWYVNQNIEWHKKQSEKHTFSATANYTFDANNPTTFWNTTNPILQGLIPFDDSQNENRLQQLKENKKHHLHTVFKDFWVLNNSNHIYTTVGNTHQQEKFVSSSSQILDNGSQNNFTSAGFNNTTVFKHNDFFAGVHYKFKTGIFTFKQGAYLHNYNWQVNQQTQIDKNKWVVLPDFLMKIEFNKSKKIQVNYNLKSNFTDASKLANRFYLQSYNSVFRGSENLENELFHSARIRYSRFSLYRGLMFNASINYNKKLNGFRNAVEFDGVNRFLTIQLLENPSENWGFNSSIRKRIKKIRYKLSSNYSNASYLQNIDNMFSTNKNENYSFDVGAETLFDDFPTIEVGFKRSIGNFTSNNSTSKFTTDEPYINVDYDFLKGFIFNFDYTHYNYQNKAQRVENSYEIANTTLSYKNDDSAWSYKVTAQNLFNTTFKQDNRFSDYLISDTKTHILPRIIMFSIGYNL
- a CDS encoding GLPGLI family protein is translated as MFSRILIFLFTFSTIVINAQITKGKVHYTISIEPFDSKKIDSLANSPSIKKANMRKWMKDFLKNNEDVTSILSFTNNEALYMLEEKMQLDEKKVNLSRIIAGGKNKFYTNTTTKEYFKQVEIGELLRVEMKPFDWKITQETKTIGKYICYKATATKETENSRGLHKKTTTAWFTPTIPVNFGPKEYFGLPGLILEIIEDKKSIKATKITLNTTEKITIKRPTKGKKMTQEEYDEMGRDFFKNLDRRRN
- a CDS encoding GLPGLI family protein; this translates as MKHLKIILFFSLVTNYVTTFSQVNFSGIVHYESTINKNTLTNYLKNRRDTIDENLVKTLDKVYLQLKPIQSKLTFNNGSGLFKVLDQMSTKDNDLGMNIAKVSAGGSKEYFYDDPNKKYLIKDCETLGECFVYPNKYLEWQLTQESKIVNGYRVFKATRSNRKVIAWYTTKIPVNFGPKGEYGLPGLILEIEIGKTIFKAKKIILNPKEKIKVKKPKGNLVTLEEYSKMIKKGTQSIFGKK
- a CDS encoding GLPGLI family protein; its protein translation is MKIKILILIYVFYSSIVFSQKKGVVIYNVKIDTTGFDKKTKDQNKQAVKLIKSITNNSKNYKLKLSFKDDNSYYSLINKGLNTDSESNYKLNLSKIMFKIRSKFYYKIKDNYILEEKEFLGDIFLVKKNKKISDWKLLNVKKKIGKYICYKAERDYVYESRKGKVTQKQIVWYTTEIPLPFGPKEFVGFPGLVLKVQAGKIIYTAEKITLNPKGKITIKKPLKGKMITEKELQNLGKKAMGEFTRN
- a CDS encoding helix-turn-helix domain-containing protein — its product is MSYDAKAEILNTKLLQRIREEREKTGLSQWDFAIKIGLGQSAYHKIEKGKTRLDMFRFFKIAEALDVPASALMDN
- the pyk gene encoding pyruvate kinase; this translates as MPHNKKTKIVATLGPATNTKEIIAEMAAKGVNVFRINFSHAQYDVVKERIKMIREINEERGYNVAILADLQGPKLRVGVMEEGVMLEDGDTFTFTTEECIGTKEKAFMTYGRFPKDVKVGEKILVDDGKLLFEVTATDKKTAVTTKVIVGGPLNSKKGVNLPNTAISLPALTEKDKKDAIFALKLEVDWIALSFVRNPEDLRMLRDLIKHNSDFRVPVIAKIEKPEAVENIDALIPYCDGLMVARGDLGVEIPMQDVPIIQKNLVCRAKLARIPVIIATQMMETMIENAVPTRAEVNDVANSIMDGADAVMLSGETSVGKHPIKVIQKMTEIIGSVEYSDLIQVPSAPPHIRTNRFITKSVCHHAALMANDIEAKAISTLTNSGYTAFQISAWRPKSHVLVFSSEKRILARLNLLWGVRAFFYDKNGSTDDTVEDINKISKAKGFVKQGDYMINLTSMPVEAKGMVNTLRVSEIE